A stretch of Deltaproteobacteria bacterium DNA encodes these proteins:
- a CDS encoding nitronate monooxygenase produces MKTPICAMLGIDFPLVAFSHCRDVIASVSRAGGFGVLGATGFTPDQLELELKWIDEHIDGKPYGIDVLIPENTPIKEERGVTLGSLAARIPQTHKDFVGSLLAKHGVETPRQFESGQLGHPDVESSLQQDAALKLLQVAFHHPIKLIANALGVPPQAMLDMGHAHGVPVAALVGAKEHAVRQVQAGVDIIVAQGGEAGGHTGEVSTLVLIPEVLRAIKPIRNVPVLAAGGIMTGRQMAACMTLGAAGAWTGSVWLATTESETSEIFRQKMIEARSRDTIRSKCRTGKYTRQLRSAWTDAWEGPDGIKALPMPLQSLISEPALAAAQRAAERGNAKARELVTYFVGQGVGLVDGVKSSRTVVREFMEEFAEALADMQTLGQEVL; encoded by the coding sequence ATGAAAACTCCCATCTGTGCAATGCTCGGTATCGATTTCCCTTTGGTGGCGTTTAGCCACTGCCGCGATGTGATCGCTTCGGTTAGTCGTGCGGGCGGTTTTGGCGTCCTTGGCGCCACTGGGTTTACCCCGGATCAACTCGAACTCGAATTGAAGTGGATCGACGAGCACATCGACGGCAAGCCCTACGGGATCGATGTGCTCATTCCGGAAAACACGCCGATCAAGGAAGAGCGGGGCGTGACCCTCGGCTCCTTAGCGGCGCGCATCCCGCAAACGCACAAGGACTTCGTGGGCAGCTTGCTTGCGAAGCATGGAGTCGAAACGCCTCGGCAATTCGAGAGTGGACAACTGGGGCATCCGGACGTGGAATCTTCCCTACAACAGGACGCGGCTTTGAAGCTGTTACAGGTTGCGTTTCACCACCCGATCAAGTTGATCGCGAACGCGCTTGGCGTGCCGCCGCAAGCGATGCTCGATATGGGCCACGCGCATGGCGTGCCGGTCGCCGCGCTGGTAGGCGCCAAAGAACACGCGGTTCGTCAGGTCCAGGCGGGGGTCGATATTATCGTTGCGCAAGGCGGCGAGGCCGGCGGCCACACCGGCGAGGTCTCGACACTCGTGTTGATCCCCGAGGTCCTGCGCGCCATCAAGCCGATCCGCAACGTACCGGTGCTGGCTGCCGGCGGCATCATGACCGGTCGTCAGATGGCGGCGTGCATGACCCTTGGCGCTGCCGGAGCGTGGACGGGATCGGTGTGGCTGGCCACGACGGAGTCGGAGACCTCGGAGATCTTTCGCCAAAAGATGATCGAGGCACGATCGCGAGACACCATCCGCTCCAAGTGCCGCACCGGCAAATACACGCGCCAGCTCCGTTCCGCGTGGACCGATGCCTGGGAGGGACCAGACGGCATCAAAGCTCTGCCCATGCCTTTACAAAGCCTCATCAGCGAGCCGGCTTTAGCCGCAGCGCAGCGCGCCGCCGAGAGGGGCAACGCAAAAGCCCGCGAACTCGTCACGTATTTTGTGGGCCAAGGCGTAGGTCTGGTCGACGGCGTAAAATCCAGCCGCACCGTCGTGCGAGAGTTCATGGAAGAATTCGCCGAAGCGCTCGCCGACATGCAGACCTTGGGGCAAGAGGTGTTGTAG
- a CDS encoding type II toxin-antitoxin system RelE/ParE family toxin, giving the protein MARSIKLLPRAEKELEALSPTIQDQILSKLELLRDFPEMGPAMFDAFQRYRALLAARNTYRIIYRILNDDVVEVAYIRHCARQTRLRVVREKKRNGAS; this is encoded by the coding sequence GTGGCAAGAAGCATTAAGCTGCTCCCACGAGCTGAGAAGGAATTGGAAGCTCTCTCCCCGACCATCCAGGATCAAATTCTCAGCAAGCTAGAACTTCTCCGCGATTTTCCCGAAATGGGTCCAGCAATGTTCGATGCCTTCCAAAGATATCGAGCACTCTTGGCAGCTAGAAATACCTACCGCATCATTTACCGTATTCTCAATGATGACGTCGTCGAAGTCGCCTACATCCGTCATTGTGCTAGGCAGACTCGCTTGCGGGTTGTCAGAGAGAAAAAACGCAACGGCGCAAGTTGA
- a CDS encoding GNAT family N-acetyltransferase encodes MSTFIIRPAASADVDTILAFIKGLAAFEHEPDAVKTTTADLLRDGFGGQPKFETLIAERGGQPVGFALFFPTYSTWEGRSGLHLEDIFVLEEERGKGVGQQLMEALAALAVERGYARLELAVLHWNPARKFYHRLGMAHLDEWLPYRISGEALSNLAARAKDV; translated from the coding sequence ATGTCTACCTTTATCATTCGCCCTGCTGCTTCTGCCGACGTTGACACTATTCTGGCTTTCATCAAAGGGCTCGCTGCCTTCGAGCACGAACCGGACGCAGTGAAGACGACAACGGCTGACCTCTTGCGTGACGGGTTTGGCGGGCAGCCGAAGTTCGAGACACTGATCGCCGAGCGCGGAGGGCAGCCGGTTGGGTTCGCGCTCTTCTTCCCGACCTATTCGACGTGGGAAGGTCGCTCCGGCCTACATCTCGAAGATATTTTCGTCCTTGAAGAAGAACGCGGCAAAGGCGTCGGTCAGCAACTGATGGAGGCACTCGCTGCGCTTGCCGTCGAGCGCGGCTACGCACGGCTAGAACTGGCGGTCCTGCACTGGAATCCTGCACGCAAGTTTTACCATCGGCTCGGTATGGCGCACCTAGACGAGTGGCTGCCGTATCGAATCAGCGGCGAGGCGCTAAGCAATTTAGCGGCGCGGGCAAAAGACGTGTGA
- a CDS encoding LLM class flavin-dependent oxidoreductase produces the protein MKFGLHYQLPCRPEQSPVQRYRDTIEQAVQAEALGFESVWPVEQHFNAELSISPAPLLTLAAIAERTQHLRLGIAIVLLSLSHPVRVAEEIATLDVISNGRVEFGIGRGSIPTHFRGYGLQQSESRERMLESLEIIRQAWTTERVSFQGQFWNVDNIAVVPKPVQQPHPPVRVAANSADTFEWAGRQGHSIFVASQVNPFRKIKELLPIYRQARSAAGLPEPGADDVTLLGPVYVAEDPAQLRRELEPSIKRFLASVSSIYASSGPMPEGRIKEVLERVRQMTYEKVCEVMAIFETPDACVERLKQYQQDFGMGRVICWFNPGGMVAHEHVMRSMELFAKKVMPQF, from the coding sequence ATGAAATTCGGATTGCATTACCAACTGCCGTGCCGGCCCGAGCAATCGCCGGTGCAGCGCTATCGCGACACGATCGAACAGGCCGTCCAGGCCGAAGCGTTGGGGTTCGAGTCGGTATGGCCAGTCGAGCAGCACTTCAACGCGGAGTTGTCGATCTCGCCTGCTCCGTTATTGACGCTGGCCGCGATTGCCGAACGTACCCAGCATCTCCGCTTAGGGATCGCTATTGTCCTCCTTTCCTTATCGCATCCCGTGCGCGTGGCGGAGGAGATCGCTACGCTCGATGTCATCAGTAACGGTCGCGTAGAATTCGGCATCGGTCGTGGATCGATCCCCACACACTTTAGGGGCTACGGATTACAACAGTCCGAGAGCCGCGAACGCATGTTGGAGAGTTTAGAGATCATCCGACAAGCGTGGACGACCGAGCGGGTGTCGTTTCAAGGACAGTTCTGGAATGTAGACAACATCGCGGTCGTCCCCAAGCCTGTGCAGCAGCCGCATCCTCCTGTGCGCGTGGCCGCCAACAGCGCCGATACCTTCGAGTGGGCGGGTCGGCAGGGGCATTCCATCTTCGTTGCGTCGCAGGTCAACCCCTTCCGCAAGATCAAAGAGCTGCTGCCGATCTATCGCCAAGCGCGAAGCGCGGCTGGACTGCCCGAGCCCGGTGCCGACGATGTGACGTTGCTCGGTCCTGTGTACGTTGCAGAAGATCCCGCGCAGCTTCGGCGCGAACTAGAGCCGAGCATCAAACGTTTCCTCGCATCGGTCTCCTCGATTTACGCCTCGTCGGGACCGATGCCGGAAGGCCGCATCAAAGAAGTATTGGAACGAGTGCGTCAGATGACCTACGAAAAAGTGTGCGAAGTGATGGCGATCTTCGAGACGCCGGACGCCTGTGTCGAACGGCTGAAACAGTATCAACAGGATTTCGGCATGGGCCGGGTGATCTGCTGGTTCAACCCCGGCGGCATGGTGGCGCACGAACACGTCATGAGGAGCATGGAACTGTTCGCCAAGAAAGTCATGCCGCAGTTTTAG
- a CDS encoding DUF59 domain-containing protein produces the protein MPLEEIELTRDCPAEQIPLGTLITLHQGTPVVITQALGDTYTVRLPNGGLYRVAQSDADALGRETAPVSTPVGVAAIDGPVTEEMVWAQLRNVYDPEIPINVVDLGLIYDMQIEPLADGDSRVLVQMTLTAQGCGMGPSIARDAQQCIEVLPGVAEADVRVVWDPPWHPDMMSPEGKKKLGVEQ, from the coding sequence ATGCCACTAGAAGAAATCGAACTGACTCGCGACTGTCCGGCGGAACAGATTCCGCTCGGCACCCTCATCACTCTTCACCAAGGCACGCCCGTCGTCATCACTCAGGCGCTCGGCGACACCTACACCGTGCGCTTGCCGAATGGCGGGCTCTATCGTGTTGCTCAAAGCGACGCCGATGCGCTAGGGAGAGAGACTGCACCGGTTTCAACTCCCGTTGGAGTAGCGGCGATCGATGGTCCCGTCACCGAAGAGATGGTGTGGGCGCAACTCAGAAATGTGTACGACCCAGAAATTCCTATCAACGTCGTGGACCTTGGTTTGATCTACGACATGCAGATCGAGCCGCTCGCAGACGGAGACAGCCGAGTGTTAGTCCAGATGACGCTCACGGCACAAGGGTGCGGCATGGGTCCGTCAATCGCTCGCGATGCCCAGCAATGCATCGAAGTCCTTCCCGGTGTCGCCGAAGCCGACGTGCGCGTCGTCTGGGACCCACCCTGGCACCCGGATATGATGTCGCCGGAAGGCAAAAAGAAGCTGGGGGTGGAACAGTAA
- a CDS encoding isocitrate/isopropylmalate dehydrogenase family protein: MKTYNIVVLKGDGIGPEIIDAALQVLAAVEARERKFRLALQFHSAGADYYRYSGTNLSPETFAACQRADAILKGPMGLPDVRKPDGTEAGLLGGVLRNGLDLYANIRPIRLFPEVSSALAGKQAGDIDYVIVRENTEGAYFSRGQGEVTPEGVRDIISITRVATERIVRRAFDLARQRPGAPQDGVRRVTCVDKSNVLRGFALFRRIFFEIGEQYPDIEKHCLYADAAAQALVLWPERFSVIVCENFLGDILSDLGAATAGGLGFCGAANIGERHAMFETTHGSAPALAGQNKANPISAILTAAMMLEWLGEVRAGERVSAAVESVCKDKKVWIDTDGRPVEGTRAVAEAVCQAIADA, encoded by the coding sequence ATGAAAACCTACAACATCGTCGTCCTCAAAGGCGACGGCATCGGGCCAGAGATCATCGATGCGGCGCTCCAGGTGTTGGCTGCGGTCGAGGCGCGCGAACGGAAGTTTCGTCTCGCTCTCCAGTTCCATTCCGCCGGTGCGGACTATTACCGATACAGCGGGACGAACCTGTCGCCGGAGACTTTCGCGGCTTGTCAGCGCGCCGACGCCATTCTGAAGGGGCCGATGGGACTGCCTGATGTCCGCAAGCCAGATGGAACCGAAGCCGGCCTGCTCGGAGGCGTGCTGCGGAACGGGCTCGACCTCTACGCCAATATCCGCCCTATTCGCCTCTTTCCTGAAGTCAGCTCGGCATTGGCGGGAAAACAGGCGGGCGATATCGACTATGTCATCGTGCGCGAGAACACGGAAGGCGCGTACTTCTCGCGGGGACAAGGCGAGGTCACACCGGAAGGCGTGCGGGACATTATTTCGATTACGCGGGTTGCAACGGAACGTATCGTCCGGCGCGCCTTCGATCTCGCCCGGCAGCGTCCTGGCGCGCCGCAGGACGGTGTGCGCCGTGTGACGTGTGTGGATAAGAGCAACGTCCTGCGCGGCTTCGCCCTGTTTCGCCGGATTTTCTTCGAGATCGGCGAACAGTATCCGGACATCGAGAAGCACTGCCTTTATGCCGACGCCGCCGCCCAAGCGTTAGTATTGTGGCCCGAGCGATTCTCCGTCATCGTGTGCGAAAACTTTTTGGGCGATATTCTCAGCGACTTGGGTGCGGCGACAGCCGGTGGGCTGGGATTCTGTGGGGCCGCCAATATCGGCGAGCGGCACGCCATGTTCGAGACCACACACGGTTCCGCGCCCGCTCTGGCCGGGCAGAATAAAGCCAATCCTATCAGCGCCATTCTGACTGCTGCGATGATGCTAGAGTGGCTCGGTGAAGTGCGAGCCGGGGAGCGAGTGAGCGCAGCGGTGGAAAGCGTGTGCAAGGACAAGAAAGTGTGGATCGATACGGATGGCCGTCCGGTCGAAGGGACGCGCGCCGTGGCTGAAGCGGTATGCCAAGCGATCGCAGACGCCTGA
- a CDS encoding type II toxin-antitoxin system Phd/YefM family antitoxin → MERSIPISELQSQTKKIVEIVKHARRPVLITQRGKPAALLVNYEAYEGMVATLEEMSQPDWRERLAEAERDSRAGKGIDLEAFKAKRAQRGKKH, encoded by the coding sequence ATGGAAAGAAGTATTCCTATTTCCGAACTACAAAGTCAAACAAAAAAAATCGTAGAAATCGTGAAACATGCGCGCCGTCCCGTGCTCATTACCCAGCGTGGGAAACCAGCAGCTTTGTTGGTCAATTATGAAGCGTATGAAGGAATGGTCGCTACGTTAGAAGAAATGAGTCAGCCGGATTGGCGAGAACGGCTAGCCGAAGCTGAACGCGACTCCAGGGCTGGAAAAGGGATCGACCTGGAAGCATTCAAGGCGAAACGAGCGCAGCGTGGCAAGAAGCATTAA
- a CDS encoding amidohydrolase family protein produces MYDLVIRNGRIVDGSGASAFNGDIAIEDGKIAAVGGKAGVGRREIDANGLLVTPGWVDIHTHYDGQVVWDPYLSPSSWHGVTTVMIGNCGVGFAPVRPGQEEFLISLMDGVEDIPTETLRAGIDFKWESFGEYLDVLAGMKRVIDVGTHVPHCAVRAYVMGERGANNEEATPEDIAQMAAAVRDGVKAGALGVSTSRTLVHRTREKAYVPGTFAGVEEMLGIGRALGEAGHGVFEIISDITGPDADLEWMARLTQETGRPISLAALIRQRSGMRMREILEFIDQRNAAGAHMVAQVAARPAGSLLSLQSSLHPFSTHRSYKRLLAGLNHAERVQRMRDPAVRAEILNDKPAVRDEMTLEMVSGFQNHFSLGDPPDYEPVVEKSILERAKRLGKTPQEVAYDTLLERDGREIIYMPLATSKSLSFDGIRPNLLNPATVLSLSDGGAHCGVICDAGMPTFLLTYWVRDRQRGERIALEMAVKRQTQDTARLYGLLDRGTLAPGMKADVNVIDFDGLQLHPPEMIFDLPANGRRFVQRVDGYRYTIVSGEVSYENGEPTGAMPGKVIRGPQAAPAR; encoded by the coding sequence ATGTATGATCTTGTCATTCGTAATGGCAGAATCGTCGATGGCTCTGGAGCGTCGGCGTTTAACGGCGATATCGCTATCGAAGACGGCAAAATCGCAGCGGTCGGCGGTAAGGCTGGGGTCGGTCGACGTGAAATCGACGCCAACGGCCTATTGGTGACGCCCGGATGGGTTGATATCCACACGCATTACGATGGTCAAGTCGTGTGGGACCCGTACTTGTCGCCGTCGAGTTGGCACGGCGTCACAACTGTGATGATCGGTAATTGCGGGGTTGGCTTCGCCCCCGTGCGTCCAGGCCAAGAAGAGTTTCTGATTAGCTTGATGGATGGCGTTGAGGACATTCCCACGGAGACCCTACGGGCGGGAATCGATTTCAAGTGGGAGTCCTTCGGTGAATATCTCGATGTGCTTGCCGGGATGAAACGGGTGATCGACGTTGGAACTCACGTTCCGCATTGCGCGGTGCGCGCCTACGTGATGGGGGAACGCGGTGCCAATAACGAGGAAGCCACACCCGAGGATATCGCACAGATGGCGGCAGCCGTGCGCGACGGTGTGAAGGCCGGTGCACTCGGTGTTAGCACCTCACGCACCCTGGTCCACCGCACTCGCGAGAAAGCGTATGTACCTGGCACCTTCGCCGGGGTCGAGGAGATGCTGGGCATTGGGCGCGCGCTGGGCGAAGCCGGGCACGGCGTGTTCGAGATCATTTCGGATATTACCGGCCCCGATGCCGATCTCGAATGGATGGCGCGGCTGACGCAGGAGACCGGACGTCCCATTTCCCTCGCGGCGTTGATCCGCCAGCGCTCGGGGATGAGGATGCGTGAGATCCTCGAGTTCATCGACCAACGCAATGCTGCTGGCGCACATATGGTGGCGCAGGTGGCGGCGCGTCCGGCAGGATCGCTGCTGAGCCTACAAAGTTCGCTCCATCCGTTCAGCACACATCGCAGTTATAAGCGACTGCTGGCTGGGCTCAATCATGCGGAGCGGGTGCAGCGGATGCGCGATCCTGCAGTGCGTGCGGAAATCTTGAACGATAAGCCAGCGGTCAGAGACGAGATGACGCTGGAGATGGTCAGCGGCTTCCAAAATCACTTCTCTTTAGGCGATCCACCCGACTACGAGCCGGTCGTGGAGAAGAGCATTCTTGAACGCGCTAAACGCCTGGGCAAGACGCCACAAGAAGTCGCCTACGATACCTTGCTTGAACGCGATGGTCGCGAAATCATCTATATGCCGCTGGCGACCTCTAAAAGCCTCTCCTTCGACGGCATTCGTCCGAATCTGCTCAATCCAGCAACGGTGCTCTCGTTGAGCGATGGCGGCGCGCATTGCGGGGTGATCTGCGATGCCGGGATGCCGACCTTTTTGCTCACGTATTGGGTGCGGGATCGTCAACGTGGCGAACGCATCGCGCTGGAAATGGCGGTGAAACGCCAAACCCAGGATACCGCAAGACTCTATGGGCTGCTTGATCGCGGTACGCTGGCACCGGGCATGAAAGCGGATGTCAACGTGATTGACTTCGATGGGCTCCAATTGCATCCGCCGGAGATGATCTTCGACCTGCCCGCCAACGGACGCAGGTTTGTTCAACGGGTGGACGGGTATCGCTACACGATCGTCAGCGGTGAGGTTTCGTATGAGAACGGAGAGCCTACTGGCGCAATGCCGGGGAAGGTGATTCGCGGTCCGCAAGCGGCGCCGGCGCGCTGA
- the apaG gene encoding Co2+/Mg2+ efflux protein ApaG, which yields MFTSEAVTQGVRVHVKSRFDPTRSRPQQQQWFFLYTVQILNEGTETVQLQSRHWVITDANGKVEEVRGPGVVGEQPVLQPGQSFEYTSGCPLTTTFGTMHGEYQMLAASGERFEAQIAPFTLSEPHALH from the coding sequence GTGTTTACTTCCGAAGCAGTCACGCAAGGCGTGCGTGTGCACGTGAAATCGCGTTTCGATCCCACACGGTCCCGACCGCAACAGCAACAGTGGTTCTTTCTCTATACCGTTCAGATCCTCAATGAAGGCACGGAGACCGTTCAACTCCAGAGTCGGCACTGGGTAATCACGGATGCCAACGGCAAAGTGGAAGAAGTACGTGGTCCGGGTGTCGTCGGCGAGCAACCCGTGCTCCAGCCTGGACAATCGTTCGAGTATACGTCGGGATGTCCGCTGACGACGACATTCGGCACCATGCATGGGGAATATCAGATGCTGGCTGCCTCTGGCGAACGCTTCGAGGCGCAGATTGCGCCGTTCACATTGAGCGAACCGCATGCCCTCCATTAA